Proteins encoded together in one Monomorium pharaonis isolate MP-MQ-018 chromosome 8, ASM1337386v2, whole genome shotgun sequence window:
- the LOC118646965 gene encoding uncharacterized protein LOC118646965 translates to MKKIFVPVDDIPSIEHTLRPISYISWLLGVGVARPRKFSKTMTIIIRIVHLVMCSVSMVCNAIDLFNYVSINKLYNHMFLITYFMDRMMCYVSAYYYIYHGIRQYDKWSKLIDKIKGLDQKIRKETQINDQPIRNVEVIAILATTVCCLLLLIIPVVRYCIDSRNIYATELLLFYVLAQSLVNSFVFDVVVYVLYYRFQTINKLIGQLDKLFNASWAALKIKRMRELHYDICDLVIMINEIHGLQLLLCSANCFTAVEATLFRIYLLVLKEPYNYCYYILINSIVCILYLVQFGLMCWICTLARQESDKTGIIICAIILKRKPVNHEKLHETINQTFLEVQNSNWSSNHNWNYVVIENFFLKNLEENCVRNEINDFSIQLQLRRVAFTACYFFEISNNLFCGVSTKFIYFITIHVKLAIFKLAM, encoded by the exons atgaaaaaaatcttcgTGCCAGTAGACGACATTCCATCGATAGAGCATACCTTACGTCCAATATCGTACATCTCTTGGTTACTGGGCGTCGGCGTTGCACGACCGCGAAAGTTTTCAAAGACTATGACGATAATTATACGTATCGTTCATCTGGTCATGTGTTCGGTCAGCATGGTGTGCAACGCGATTGACCTTTTCAATTACGTTAGCATCAACAAATTATACAATCACATGTTTTTGATCACGTATTTTATGGACAGAATGATGTGCTACGTGTCGGCGTATTACTACATTTATCACGGAATCAGGCAGTATGACAAGTGGTCAAAGCTAATCGACAAAATAAAGGGGCTCGATCAGAAGATCAGGAAAGAAACACAGATTAATGATCAACCAATAAGAAATGTGGAAGTAATAGCAATTCTCGCGACTACCGTTTGCTGTCTTTTATTGCTGATCATACCTGTTGTGCGTTATTGTATAGATTCACGGAACATTTACGCAACCGAGTTGTTGCTTTTCTACGTGTTAGCCCAGTCACTTGTCAACAGTTTCGTCTTCGATGTTGTTGTCTATGTGCTATATTACAGATTTCaaacgataaataaattaatcggcCAGTTGGATAAGCTATTTAATGCGTCATGGGCCGCGCTCAAGATTAAACGTATGAGAGAATTGCATTACG ataTTTGTGATCTCGTCATCATGATAAATGAAATTCACGGTCTTCAGCTCCTTCTCTGTTCTGCAAACTGCTTTACTGCAGTCGAGGCTACACTATTTAGAATCTATCTACTTGTCCTGAAGGAACCCTATAATTACTgctattatatattgataaatagtATTGTTTGCATTTTGTATCTCGTGCAATTTGGTTTAATGTGCTGGATTTGTACGCTTGCGCGTCAAGAATCCGATAAGACTGGGATAATTATATGCGCGATTATACTGAAACGCAAACCTGTAAATCATGAAAAATTACACGAGACAATAAATCAAACATTTCTAGAGGTGCAAAATTCTAATTGGAGTAGTAACCATAATTGGAATTACGTCgtcatagaaaatttttttttgaaaaatttggaaGAAAATTGTGTCAGAAACGAGATCAATGACTTTTCGATTCAACTGCAACTTCGTCGAGTAGCATTTACAGCCTGCTATTTCTTCGAAATAAGCAATAATCTGTTCTGCGGTGtaagtacaaaatttatttactttattactaTTCATGTAAAGTTAGCTATTTTCAAGCTAGCAATGTAA
- the LOC118646966 gene encoding uncharacterized protein LOC118646966, which yields MEEIHVPVKDTSSIEHILRPISYISWLLGVGVARPRKCSKTMTIIIRIVHLVMCSVSTVCNVIDFFNYVSINKLYNHMYLFIYFMDSVVCYVSAYYYIYHGIRQYDKWSKLIDKIKELDEKIRRETYIMDQPVKKTEVVAILVTFACCPLLLIVHTLYCFIYSQNIYTTELLFYYMLAQSLVNSFVFDIVVYVLYYRFQAINKLIGQLDKLFNASWTALKIKRIRELHYDICDLVIMINEIHGLQLLLCSANCFTTVEATLFRIYLFDVKEPIYNYGYYILINSIVCILYLVQFGLMCWICTLARQESDKTGIIICAILKRKPVNHDKIHETRNQTILEVQNSNWSSNHNWNYVVIENFFRKILEENCVRNEINDFSIQLQLRRVAFTACDFFEISNKIFCGVSTKFIYFITIYVKLAIFKLAM from the exons ATGGAAGAGATCCATGTGCCAGTAAAGGACACTTCATCGATAGAGCATATCTTACGTCCGATATCGTACATCTCCTGGTTACTGGGAGTCGGCGTTGCACGACCGCGAAAGTGTTCAAAGACTATGACGATAATTATACGTATCGTTCATCTGGTCATGTGTTCGGTCAGCACGGTGTGCAACGTGATTGACTTCTTCAATTACGTTAGCATCAACAAATTATACAATCACATGTACttgttcatatattttatggaCAGTGTGGTGTGCTACGTGTCGGCGTATTACTACATTTATCACGGAATCAGGCAGTATGACAAGTGGTCAAAGCTAATCGACAAAATAAAGGAGCTCGATGAAAAAATCAGGAGAGAAACATACATTATGGACCAGCCAGTAAAGAAGACAGAAGTAGTAGCGATTCTCGTGACTTTTGCTTGCTGTCCATTGTTGCTGATCGTACACACCTTGTATTGCTTTATATATTCACAGAACATTTACACAACCGAGTTGTTGTTTTACTACATGTTAGCACAGTCACTTGTTAACAGTTTCGTCTTCGATATTGTTGTCTATGTGCTATATTACAGATTTCAagcgataaataaattaatcggcCAGTTGGATAAGCTATTTAATGCGTCATGGACCGCGCTCAAGATTAAACGTATCAGAGAATTGCATTACG ataTTTGTGATCTCGTCATCATGATAAACGAAATTCACGGTCTTCAGCTTCTCCTCTGTTCAGCAAACTGCTTCACTACAGTCGAGGCTACACTATTCAGAATCTACCTATTTGACGTGAAGGAACCCATCTATAATTACGgctattatatattgataaatagtATTGTTTGCATATTGTATCTCGTGCAATTTGGTTTAATGTGCTGGATTTGTACCCTTGCGCGTCAAGAATCAGACAAGACTGGGATAATTATATGCGCGATACTGAAACGCAAACCTGTGAATCATGATAAAATACACGAGACAAGAAATCAAACAATTCTAGAggtacaaaattctaattggAGTAGTAACCATAATTGGAATTACGTCgtcatagaaaatttttttcggaaAATCTTGGAAGAAAATTGTGTCAGAAACGAGATCAATGACTTTTCGATTCAACTGCAACTTCGTCGTGTAGCATTTACAGCCTGCGATTTCTTCGaaataagcaataaaatattctgcggtgtaagtacaaaatttatttactttattactatttatgtaaaattagcTATTTTTAAGCTAGCAATGTAA